The following DNA comes from Xiphophorus hellerii strain 12219 chromosome 5, Xiphophorus_hellerii-4.1, whole genome shotgun sequence.
CTTCAGTGGGAGAAAACTCAGACGGAGCAGTGAAGTGAGATTTGAATCGTGCTGAATTGCGTGGGAAAGCGACGGCCAAGCTGATATGATACAATTGCTTAGTTAAACTGCACATCAGAGAAAtcgaaaacagaaaaaagaatgtctaaaaaaaatggtgtgtatatatatacatatgtatcaatataaaaaacataaaaggatgCACACATCTGAATCAGTATATGGTGTTAAAGTGGTCTGTTTGTTGTGGTTAAAGGGTGGACTCATCATTTCAATCGCCACACATGGGAATGATTTCCTGTGGCGTTCGGTTCTGCACTGAATGAGCTCCTGTGATTGGGCAGCACAGACACAGAGTGCTTAAAACAGTGGCGGTTCTCACTTGACTCAAGTCCTGGGCAAGCCCGTCCCTCTGCCGCCGAAAAGATTCTGGGACTAAAATGCAGTGCAGTGCTACGTAAAGAAAATGTCTGGCAATTCTTCACTGCAAGCAGGGCGTGCTTCCTCAACACACTGGGGAAAACACGACACGGCAATTTGCTCTGATTGTGTATATGAGGAAGTTTAGATGACAAGCTATTTTCTTGCTGATTTATTGCATGCTCTTGTGTCCTTGTTGAAGCCTAACTATACTGTTAATTGATATTTATAcctcaggaaaacaaaaagctcaACTGCTATTAATGaaagttacttgaaaatgttgttttttttaaatcttgagaTTAGGCTGCTGAAATAAAAGATGAGTTCATCTTATGGGTTTTTCTTCCCTCGACATGACATTGACTGTGACTGGCACTGTATTTATTCTAGACTGTTTCCAGTGTCGATCTTTATCTTACACCTTTACTTTGACAATAttccaaaagttaaaaaaatatatattaaattaaaatggaaacagaCCTGACTTTTTCCcagaaagcaataaaacagaTCACCAAGTGCTGAGAAACAGAGCAGCTGGCATGAATTGACTTTTCCCCTCATGGACACCAGCTGACTGCCAACCATAATGTCTGAGCACTGGTATCCCAAGTCACAGCAGCCATGATGCCAGAAAGCCAAACCAAACATTCGCAAAAGTCGTCATGAATTGCCAGAAGCGCAGAGTCTTGCATGATCTGTCTGTTCCCCCGCCCCATCTTGAGGCCCTCTCCAAGTGTTGTGTACTTTTTCCTCCGCCTGCTTCCTGAAGCCACATCCGGCAGATGTGTAAACAAGGAGGATTCTTTACAGGCCTCCATAAAGTTTCTGgtaaatatgcattttctctTCCAAACAGATGCTGccttgtttaaatttaatatgGTCCTGATTTACTAAGAGAGAATCTTCACAAATTATGCTTACCCGGTAATCTAAGTGGTTGTCTTTGCTAAAACATTTGGCTCCACGAGGATTTCATCACCATCTCATCATTTCATCTTTGAGCGTATCTCTGGGATCCACTGtaaataatcagaaatgttattttttatataatttagtGCTTAGATTAGTGAATTTCTCCTTGCAGCTCCGACATGTTGCTTAGTGAGCTTGCAGAGATTAACGTCTGCCAGTGTGAGGGAGGTTTTTATAGTTGCTAAAGTggttacttttaatacttttgggTCGTCTTGACTTTCACTCTTCATTGGAAATTTTATTAGCATGTTCTTTTGTCTGCGGTGtggttggccaaacatcttaGAGATATTTTCCTGCCTGCAGAGTATCAACATCACATTAAAGGCCGAATGAATTGAGCCATAATACACTTTCATCAACGTGTCTTGTacaaaaacagacttttcaTTAAAGACTACTATTAAAATTCATATTGAATTACCTGAGAAACTTTAACCTTCGGATTCATCCGCAGTGACATGTTTTCACCAAAACCAGAAATGTGATTTTGGATTGTTTGAGCAAAAGACGTAACGTAGCCTGACATGTAGATTTCTTTGGATTCTGTTCCCGTTTTATTACATTCATTCacaaatagtttaaataatCACTCTACTCTGAAATCATATTTTATAGcacatgtgtttttttaaaggtttacaGCAGAATTTCTTCTGATCTGGATCTGGTAATTCATCTGTCCATTCACATCCAGTCTGCACCTTATTTTTAGGGCTGGATCAACCGAGACTCAACCAACAGCCGTGTAGGTTAAGTCTGATAAAACACTAATGAGTCATAATTGtgccatttaaaacaaaatgatgagTTTATGAAGCACAACAGCTAATCTTTCTGTAAGATTTGTCCACATTTGCTTGTCTGGAAAATGTTATAACCCTAAATTATCAATGAGTCCtattaaaaccaaaaagagCTAATGCCAGCTCAGAACAGTGTATTATTGCTGTATGTGGTGAGCCAGacagttattttaataaaatgatccAGCTAACTGTTGTCCAGGAAAATTATAACTCATTTCATAAGTCATACTTTATATGTGTAGCCTGGGAACACAGCTATATGATTACGTCTTTGGGATTTAATATAAGAGGTATTAAACTTCAGATATTAAGATGTCAATCTTGaggattaaaaacattaaaaaaggaaTATTCAAAACCAATTTCATACAGTCTATGGTTGAAGCAgctcagtaaataaaataaaaagtaagttCATATTAGGTGGCTAGTTCGTATTTTAACTTTGGATAGCCGTAACTTTTTGTCTCAGTTGTTTGTTGTTGCGCTTTGacctctctttgtttttgtgtatggAGAAAAAgacatattaaaaaaagttatttttttaatcaacaaagCTGATCAAGTTTTAGTTATCTATTGCACataattttttctagaaatcaGGTCTGAATCATTGACCATGAAAcagatttgatttaatttggtGGGAAGTGTCTTGTAATggtatataatttatatatatgtatatttgctttaaaatgttagattttgTTTATAAAGTAATCAAATGCAAAGTCagaaattgaatttgaattatttccTAAACAAGTTAATTGTATGTATTCTGCTCCATAAAGCCTGGTTTTAAAGTTATTCTCCCTTCCAACACTAGGAGGAGCTTAAAACATCACTAACCAGGTTAGACGTGAAGATTAAAAACTTCGAGGACGTAATCCAGGCCTGCAGAACGGCATCCAAGTGCAACCAGGTGCATCTAACAGTCAAAAGAACCAAAACAACATATTCCTTCACCCGTCTGCGTGTGTAAATAagctttactttttaaatctttttaaagacTGATTCCCATCTCACAGAGGAGATCATGAAGGAAGAGTTTGAGAAACTTCATCGGTTTTTGAGAGAGGAGGAAGCAGCCAGACTTCATGCGCTgatggaggagaaggaggagaagagcaGGAAGGCTGCAGAGAGGGGAAAACGGCTAAACCAGGTGATAACATCCCTGGAGGACAAGATCCGGCTGACTGAACGGGAGCTCCACGCCGGGGGAGAAGGATCCGAATACTTACAGGTTACATCAtcaaattgtgttattttttttccaacagttaaaaaattaccaaaatttaaaaaggagtTTCTCtcaaatcaattatttttcacaGGAATACCAAGATACAATGAGTAGGTATGAGgatttatcatattttgttgatccatacaaagcaaaaataaaaaatgaaaaaatcacAATCATTTGATTTTCTGTCCATGTTTACTCACTGTAGCACAGAGTGCGCTAACACCAAGCCGGAGAGGATCCACAGGCCTTTAATCAACGTGGCAAAACACTTAGGCAACCTCCGATACGCCGTTTGGGAGAAGATGAAACAAATCGCCCCCTATTGTTAGTGTCCTCCCACGCATGCGCGTGCACTTTAACCACAGTCAGCTCGGTTTTCCCGCTTTGATGTCCATTAAATACCCGACGTCTTCCAGCTCCGGTGACTCTGGATCCCAGAACAGCAGGCCGGGCTGTGAGGGCGTCGTCTTCAGAGCTGAGCCGTTTCCATGTCACCGCTGGACCCTGGCGGAGCGCAGAGCGGCTCGTAAACGAGGCCGAGTCTGAACGCCTCCACCCTCATCCCGGCATCCTGGCAAGAGAGGGCTTTAGCACCGGGGTGCACTGCTGGGACACGGAGGTATCTACATACTGTAACCTACAGTACATACATGTATGACCCGAGTGAAGCTGAGTgattcttcaaatcagacaaaaccggtctcaaatgtttgtgcagcaaaaatgttcgtttGTGcggctatcattttaaagatatcaaGAAACGTtcccagaggtcatgaaaggtcaaccatcacccccctcccccccccactTTATTCAGATCAGAtaaaattggtgtcaatcaactcgacTACGTTTGTCCTGGTTTGTGCCGCAAaaggttttgtttgtgctgctttggctttgaagatgtGAATGAAATTTTACAggtcattttgattttgtaaaagcTCGAaaggctggttgaccttttaaCCTTTcaactttcattaatatcttcaaagccaaagcagcacaaacatagTCGAGTCAATTGGCACCAAATTTGTCTGGTTTGAAGAAGGTGGGTGGGCTgggtgacctttaacctctggaaacttttcttaatatctttaaaatgatagcggcacaaatgaacatttgtcctgcacaaacgtttgacaccagttttgtctgatttggaGAAAGCGAGGGGAGGCCAGCTTCACTCAGGTATATGTAAAAGGTCACATTTTCACTACGAGGCATGtggtcaccttcctaaaataataccATAAAAGcatttgctaaaaaaattttaaatcccttttggcaaaaaatgactcgGGTGATAAGGTCATGAaggtgaaattgtgtgtttctgtACTTAATTTGTACAGTTGTTGTGTTGTacgtttacatttttaaacagcttCTAATTGATCagtagtttttaaaagttttcctttCGACATTGGAtgatttttcagtctttttctgtTCACTTCTTTCACCACAACCACATGTTGCGCAGTATGCTTAAAGACAGCAAATGCAAACCCAGATAAGGTATCCGCAGCAAATTTTGACTAAACATGCAGTGTTTTTACACGCACGGTTCATGTACTCAGCAGGAAGGAGCGTCGGTGTCGAATAAATTCATGGGAGTTCaggaaaagttgtttttgtagGAACATAACTGTTCTGTAACATCGGCCCTGATAGGAGGAGCTGGAACAGGTTTTATCTTGTTTTAGAAAAACGTCTTTGATAATATTTTCCCCGCGCATCCTGTGTTGCTGTTCGCCTCATGGTAACTCCATTCTGATCATTTCCTTTTCCTGATTTTATCAGAAGCTGGAGAAGCTTTGTGGAGTCTTTGGTGCAGCTGGAATATTAAGCCACCAGGCTGTTTGTCAGGAGGACATCTATAGAAACTGATTAACAGATTCTGAGGGAAGTTAGCTAGTCTAAAAacttaaattatgtattttgtaaacttttaatGTGTTGCTAGCACGGAAGAGGTGGGTACGCAACTGTAACTCTCAAAATGCAACACTCCACTGCTCCTGTTTTGACATTTGCTAAAATGAGATAGGACTTCCTTGCGGTCCTAAGATCTCCATTTGGTGTTCAAAAGCAGGATAAACATTTCACTGCCAGGTTCTGAACCAAACCGTTACGTGAAATTTTGGAAACGATGCAAACTTTGCTAACCCTAAATTAAACACTATTTATTTTAGGGTTTTGATGGGAATACAGCCATGGTTGCAAAGTGCAAAGAGCAGGGGCTTCAGCATTCGACCCTGCGGCACTCCTGCCCCGAAGCTGGAGCACATTTTACCAATTGAGAAAGTCCAGAAAATAAAGACTTGGTACTAATAAGTGAAGTGTTAACATTTAGATGACCTCACGTGCAGCAAGAAATAACAATTCTTTCGCGAAATTTTAGGTTAAAGGTTTATCTTTCGTCGCTCAGGTTGGGGAGACCGACAGATGGACAGTGGGTGTAGCTGCTCTGTCAGCGCTGAAAACCACCACATGTGAAGCATCTCCAGAAGCCGGACTCTGGTGCATCAGGCTCAAGGATGGCGAGTACCTAGCTCTCACGACTCCCACTCAAACCCTCGACGTCGGCAGCTCACGCCACCTCAACAGAGTCCGAGTAAAACTGGACCTCGAAGGAGGGACGGTGACATTCGTAGATGCTGACACGGACGCGCCTCTTTTTACCTTCACGCATTGCTTCACGGGAGCAGTCTATCCTTACTTTGAGTCGTCGTCTGCAGGTGGAGGTGTTGCAGTGTTGGAACAGAGAGTGAAGATCAGCGTGGACTCGGAGGATCGGCCCGCAAAAGGCAACTCTCCCACGGAGAAAGGCGCTGCAGCAAAGACAGCGAGAGAGACCGACAGGAAGTCGGTCGAATTATGTTGTGCAAAAAGGGAGGAACCAGGAAAACCTGAAGGAAAGGAGAAGACGCCAAACACCAGAGATATTAAGAAGCAGAGCAGAAAGAGCAGGTTTAACGTGAGCTACCATGTTTCACTGAACAAAGCCCTGAGCAACAACAGCTAGtttaacaataactttattattaataatggAGAACAAACATGGTAGTTTTATACCTTTAATCTAGtttatcagaacaagaatccagagaaacccctactagtttataaattatggagtactttttgtttgcatttcctctaattcatgtaaagcactttgaattgtcttgttgctgaaaatgtgctatagaaataaaatgtaccTTACCTTACCATCACTCACTGtggaaactttaaataaatctaattaagTGCAAACAGtgtgacaaataaaagaaaaaaaaaaagagttagacaaatgtaataaaaaaaaaaatttaagatcaGGTGCAATATTTTACATTGTGCAAATATAATTAGACTTTTTGTTCTGCAGTAAAACTACCAAATGAAATGCAGGTTGTCGGGACAGCGGATGGGTTGCTTTTTCACGTCCGTCAAtgtgttatgtatttttactgttgcaaaattctatttttacacaaacaaaattaaaacatagtctaggttttcttttttatagtaAATTGCAAGTACAACATACTATCTGGTTAATTGTATTTAAGTGTTTCAAAAGCTAATGCAACTCACAGCTGGAGTTTTGCTTTCAGAAGTTAAGCTTTATAGTATTGTATGTACAGTTTTAACACAACTATCCTACAGAGTGTCTAGTGTTTATTTGTGCCTTCTATCTAAAGATTTTTAGTTGATGTATTTTAAGACTTGTAGATGCAAGAAgtttctcaaacattttatatacaacatttatttaaaaaatcaacaaggTTTCCATCGTACAATggagttttctaaaaaaaaataataaaaatagtaataaaatataGAGCAGACTCTATGGGTGTCCTCTTGTCTCAGAGAGAAACTTTGCCCTCAACGATAGCTTTACACAGTTCATCATCAACAGCCTCGTAGCGTCCAGCCCGGCTGTTCAGAAAATAGATCTCCTCCCCCGTGCGTTGTGGCTTAAAGCTTTCCTTCTGCAGACGtgttttttgaattttaaatgtgCCTGACAGGaagaatgggggaaaaaaaaaaaaaaaagtttgtatttcaGCTCTTTTCAAAGCATGTTTTAGTCCTTGAATCGCGGCCTCACCTGTAGTGTCCACAGATGGCATGAGTCGCAGGAAGACGGGTCGCGCGTAGGAGGGAAGGTGTTTTTGTACGGCACTCAAAAACTCATCAAGGTCCAAACCGGCTCCCGTGTGAGCGATGGCTGCCATGCCGGCTTTGCCCTCCACGCCTGCACAAACACAGGAGGCTCTTGAGTTTTCAGGTTTGGGTtcgtttgtgtgtttttccatcTCATCCGTACCTGGAACAGACACTCCATAGACGGCTACATCAGTGTGTCCCAGCAACCCGCTGAGGACCCCCTCCACCTCTGTGGTGGAAACGTTCTCCCCCTTCCAGCGGAACGTGTCCCCGCTGCGGTCCCTGAAATACATGTAGCCGTATTCATCCATCACCAGCACGTCGCCTGAtggacaaaaaaacacaacgatggaaaaaaaaaaggaatcaagAATTTCATCCGTGAATTAGAAATCAAAGATAATTTTCCTTCTGAAATAACAGAGTAAAAGTGGGTGGATTGATCCAAAATATCAATGCCATGTCGGTTTCAGTATCGGATCGATACTATcgatactttagtttcagattccatcttgaaattttattttatttttgtattggtTTCTTAGCACTTcctcaaaaaagattttgtttcgctttgctctcaaattatgttttttttttcccccactttatttaggaaaaatgtacacaaatcatgtaaaaaataagttattcAAGTATTTTGTAGATATCTATAAACCTCCTCCAGATTCTGTCCAAGTttggaacaaaaataattcaaaggtCAGAAAGTTTGATTATATataaaacttgaataaaaagtATCGTTATCAGTATTGATATCATACATACGGACACTGTATTTGGTTGGTATTGGATCATATTTTATTGTCAGGCTCAACAATTTAGAAAAGCCCAACTTTTGATTTCAGTACATTCATTGTCATATAATGATAGCAGGGGATGATGGAGTTTGCTCAACTTTGCTGCAGACTCCAGCTGGAACCCTGTGGTTTGGTTAGCTGAGTCTAAAAATAAGCTACAAACACCACAGGTGGGTTTGGACATGGAACAAAGGATGAGATTTGGGAAAGCACATCATGTCCACGGGTAAGTACAGGGAAGGTTTTGTGATGAATCgggtctgttttttttcttttttattccaaaagCCTTAGAGGTAAATGGCTCATGATTGGATCTTTCACTACAATAATGAGCCAATCGGAAAACAGTGACAAGATGGCACCATGCACTCTTGACAAACTAAGAAGTAGAATTAAATACTTAGATTTTTATAGATTGTTCAGCgtcagattttgtttctgttgtatttttttcctcttttcaagCTGCCACTGCAGCGCCTCTTGCAACAAACTATAAgctttcatttctttgttagaAGGTTATCCAAATCTTAGggggaacaaaaaaacaacatgagaGAATCTATTATTAAACATGTACTGTTCTTCCAGTCACAGGGAGCTGAAGCCTGCCTTATCTTGAGCTGACCAGTAATCGGAGAACACAGACGAATTGTTCTTGTCTAATTTTTATACTTTACACCTCCGAGCGAGTCGCTGCAACATCTCCTCCACTGAGAGCCTTTGTTTGAACAGGGCAAGGCTGGAAACCAGACCCCAGACGTGACATCATTATTATTCAGAGACTGACACGCAGACCGCATGCAACATGCCTGAGACGTAAGCAGAGTCTCCCATCTGGAACACATGGTGAGCTATTTTCTGATTGGTCGAGTCCTGATCGGCGTAGCCGTCGAACCGCCTGAGCGGATCCTTGTCGCTGATGCGGCCCACTAGCATACCTGGCTCCCCTGCAGAGGCAAAGGCAGATGTGCGCATTAGGAACTTGTTTgatacctttttctttttttttttgtttatgtgcgtgtgtgtgtgtgtgagagagagagttgTGTTACCAGGCAGACAAGGTATGCAGAGTCCCTGCGAATCCCTGAGCAGCTCTTTCTCGTCCTCTTTCACCTTGACCAGCCGGATGGGGTAAAAGTTGGGCAGGATCCGGCTGCTGAAACCACAAGCTCCCACCTGGATGGGTGAGACGGGACGCGTCTGAATTCCTTAAGCTCAGCGAGGCTTCTTATTAATCTATTAATCTTATTAGTCTAACTAGAGGAGTAGATGGTTTAACTAGTTGAGGAAATAAAGACAGTAAGTAGGACGCAGAAGTTATTCAGATTGTAACAACATTTTTTCAACAGCTGTGTCTCCATcgcaaatgtgcgcaaaacttcgTCGatgttctgctaatgtaaaaaaaaacacaatttcgctaCGGAAGTGTTTCCATCAAATAAGGAACACAATGAAGAAGTTTGTTCCTGTGAAATTCACTAATCTcaatacggctgaaaaaccGTCTAGTTCTAGCGCAAAAACGTTAgactttttagtgtttttgtttggttttatttttagaaattaccgcgtttccattaagctaattCATTGTGGGAATCCCAGTTTGTGCAGCTGCTCACATCCCGGATGATTTGAACGTGACTCACGCTGCCTCCCAGCGCCTCTCATGAAGCCTCAGCCAGCTGCCCATGACTTACGTTGTTCTTTTGTCTAATTTTGCTCTTTGGATGGGTTGTACTGAAACAAATTTCATTGTGCTTCTTTCGGTATGATGACAATAAAGGCTGATTCGGATTCAAGAAGTGACAAGGTGGATGttaaagaaaactaacttactaaAATAActatctaaaaacaaaagcagtaaaaaaaaaagaattaaaacaataagtCCAAATTGGGTGTGGGCCTATTGGATTGGGCCAGGTTGGGTTGTGGTAAAAGCACACCTTTCCATCTATGTTGATCAGGCTGCAGTTGCACTCGGTCGCACCGTAGAACTCGCCCACTCTTTGGATCTTGAATCTGCGGACAAACTCCTCCCACACAGAGGGACGGAGGCCGTTGCCGATGGCAACTCTGACCCGGTGATGAGCTTCGGATGGGCGGACAGGCTGAGCCAACAGGTAGCGACAGATCTCACCGATATACTGGATCACCTGGGGTTTTGATGCAAAACGAGGGACAAATTACACAGCAGATTTGGCAGAGTTGTTTACAGACGTGCCTGAAGAAAATCGATCGTCCGGCTTGCGGCGGCGGCGTGAGCTCACAGTGCAGTTGTGTTTGACGCAGTCATCCCAGAAGCGACTGGCTGAGAACTTTCTCCGGATTACGACTGTCGAGCCAAAGAGCAAACATTGTCCCACGCCCATGATGGTCCCTGTGCAAACAAACACATacagtaaaaacaaccaaagagcCAAACCCAAGAGATTATTTTCTAATACTTTGCTCTGAAAAACGTATTTGCCCTCCTCCAGCTTTTCATCAGTTTCTTTTcctcacacttaaatgtttcagatcatcaaaaacatgtaaTACTTGTCACGAACCACAGGTATTGTTAGAAAGGTGTTGAAAAACGGCTTCATTCttttgtgtgcattttaatATATTCCTCTTAGTTTATTGTCGGGATTTGTCCCTTTCAGTTTGTGGATCCTTTGAGTCTTGGGCTGCGATCACACAGCAGATCTAGATGCTCAGTTTTTGctgaaatttttcttttatttttttttttgcgctgCCATTCATACTAATAATTAAATGTGACACAATCAGCATAATGTAAAAGTTGGATTAAATGCGACCTGGTcgttcagactgcagatgcTTTGAAAACAACTGGATTCATATTCAGCTTAGTCCCACATGTACAAGTggcacagatttttttttttcggggGGAGAAGCTGGAGGAACGAGGGTGAAAAGATCAAAATTGAGACGTTCAGCTTGTCGTGAAAAAGTCggatatggggaaaaaaagtctgatCTGTGTTGCATTCACCTGCTGTGTGCACTTGGCGTTAGTTTTGCTCCTTGAGTGTTAATTAGCTTCTCTCCCTCGGTTTCCCTGCCTTCCCCTTTCTACAGCTGCTCCCCATCTTCTCTGATTAGTTCATCTGGTCCTGAATTTCCACCTCTCTGCCTCAGTAGTTAAGCTCCTGGTTTTTCACCGTTTCCTTGCTGGATTCCTACATTTCACTGCCTATCTTCCGTCACTGTTTTCCCCTGCATTTCCTCTGTAATGTCACTGTTTTCCATTGTTACAGGACTTTATTTAACAACAGCTTAGCTCTGCACTCGAGTCCTTTCgaacttcaaaaaaaaaaaaagaaagaagacattATCCGTAAACAGAGAAAACGACGAACCTTTCCAGCAGTGAAGTGAGTGGATCAACTCATCCAAAAGGTCCaaggaaaacatctaaagcGCTGCACGTCTCAGTCTCCTCAGTTAATGTCAGTTCaagatttagcaaaaataaatagaactgGGCAAAAGTGGCAGCCGAGAGGAAAAAGAACGCAATGTGTTGTCTGACGTTTGCCAAAAAAATCATCTGCGTCATCCTCAagacttttggaaaaatattttatagacTTAGACAGGAGCTGCCTtggggaaaaatatattttacacaaCAGGCTGGGGTTTAGAAAGACTTTTAGTTCCTCTaagaaatgaaataagaaaGCTGTAAGCAGGTAGATAATTTGAGTAAGTGGAACAAAAAGGAGAGAAAgcctaaacaaaataaaataggtTTATGGCAGACTTTTCTAAAAGGGTGTTCAGTAAAAACAGGGCCTACCTGCGGAGTGATAGAGAGGGAGGCAGTTGTAGAGGACGTCATCGGGACGCAAGCCAAACGAATGAAAACCGAAGGCAGCGATGCGGAAATAGCTGCCAAGTcaagaggaagaagagacaATCAGCATTTGATACTCTGAGTACGTTTGGTGAAGTTAAGGTGGCACAGAGGTTTTGATCGGATTTCAGCCACCGCTGAAGAAAGCATTCCCCAAGCATGATGGCGCCACTCCCTTGTGTGAACATGGGGATGGTGTTTTCAGGGTattgtgatatttatttatgtcaaacagacaaaagtaaaagaaagaaaaaaaaaagattaaattaaaacacattatcgTGCCCAATTGACATGCAATTTTATATTATCTGTTCGAAAAGGAACAAGGAACagttatttaaacattttt
Coding sequences within:
- the LOC116719728 gene encoding long-chain fatty acid transport protein 1-like isoform X1 yields the protein MLIRHFISDSRSGNICSERLLLLTLRINYFWIRLPSGAFYKIPEQTMKLLICVLASLVFLAPLRLVSVPWPSGLIAGLGVLVVWMASWKYIRIAACTIKRDLMCLAAIVKVRLSISRNVRNKRTIPALFAQKVLQHPDKPALIFEATGEVWSFKALQERCNAVAHWALAQGWAEGDVVALYMESHPLVVSLWLGLAMVGVEAAFINHNLRQESLLHCVGVSGARAVVFGAEMTEVVSEVSGSLQPGTTLFCTGDEEDEEQRRSFQAQSLEALLTCSPTHPPYYKLRKGFNDRLFYIYTSGTTGMPKAAVVVHSRYFRIAAFGFHSFGLRPDDVLYNCLPLYHSAGTIMGVGQCLLFGSTVVIRRKFSASRFWDDCVKHNCTVIQYIGEICRYLLAQPVRPSEAHHRVRVAIGNGLRPSVWEEFVRRFKIQRVGEFYGATECNCSLINIDGKVGACGFSSRILPNFYPIRLVKVKEDEKELLRDSQGLCIPCLPGEPGMLVGRISDKDPLRRFDGYADQDSTNQKIAHHVFQMGDSAYVSGDVLVMDEYGYMYFRDRSGDTFRWKGENVSTTEVEGVLSGLLGHTDVAVYGVSVPGVEGKAGMAAIAHTGAGLDLDEFLSAVQKHLPSYARPVFLRLMPSVDTTGTFKIQKTRLQKESFKPQRTGEEIYFLNSRAGRYEAVDDELCKAIVEGKVSL
- the LOC116719730 gene encoding tripartite motif-containing protein 35-like isoform X2; translation: MSGRASSSSSSPLPGSEADAVFPSSLASAECCEEHEEYLSLFCLDELEPLCKHCAADSHARHRVYLSEEAAIDCKTDSHLTEEIMKEEFEKLHRFLREEEAARLHALMEEKEEKSRKAAERGKRLNQVITSLEDKIRLTERELHAGGEGSEYLQEYQDTMSSTECANTKPERIHRPLINVAKHLGNLRYAVWEKMKQIAPYSPVTLDPRTAGRAVRASSSELSRFHVTAGPWRSAERLVNEAESERLHPHPGILAREGFSTGVHCWDTEVGETDRWTVGVAALSALKTTTCEASPEAGLWCIRLKDGEYLALTTPTQTLDVGSSRHLNRVRVKLDLEGGTVTFVDADTDAPLFTFTHCFTGAVYPYFESSSAGGGVAVLEQRVKISVDSEDRPAKGNSPTEKGAAAKTARETDRKSVELCCAKREEPGKPEGKEKTPNTRDIKKQSRKSRFNVSYHVSLNKALSNNS
- the LOC116719730 gene encoding tripartite motif-containing protein 35-like isoform X1, producing the protein MSGRASSSSSSPLPGSEADAVFPSSLASAECCEEHEEYLSLFCLDELEPLCKHCAADSHARHRVYLSEEAAIDCKEELKTSLTRLDVKIKNFEDVIQACRTASKCNQTDSHLTEEIMKEEFEKLHRFLREEEAARLHALMEEKEEKSRKAAERGKRLNQVITSLEDKIRLTERELHAGGEGSEYLQEYQDTMSSTECANTKPERIHRPLINVAKHLGNLRYAVWEKMKQIAPYSPVTLDPRTAGRAVRASSSELSRFHVTAGPWRSAERLVNEAESERLHPHPGILAREGFSTGVHCWDTEVGETDRWTVGVAALSALKTTTCEASPEAGLWCIRLKDGEYLALTTPTQTLDVGSSRHLNRVRVKLDLEGGTVTFVDADTDAPLFTFTHCFTGAVYPYFESSSAGGGVAVLEQRVKISVDSEDRPAKGNSPTEKGAAAKTARETDRKSVELCCAKREEPGKPEGKEKTPNTRDIKKQSRKSRFNVSYHVSLNKALSNNS
- the LOC116719728 gene encoding long-chain fatty acid transport protein 1-like isoform X2, whose protein sequence is MLIRHFISDSRSGNICSERLLLLTLRINYFWIRLPSGAFYKIPEQTMKLLICVLASLVFLAPLRLVSVPWPSGLIAGLGVLVVWMASWKYIRIAACTIKRDLMCLAAIVKVRLSISRNVRNKRTIPALFAQKVLQHPDKPALIFEATGEVWSFKALQERCNAVAHWALAQGWAEGDVVALYMESHPLVVSLWLGLAMVGVEAAFINHNLRQESLLHCVGVSGARAVVFGAEMTEDRLFYIYTSGTTGMPKAAVVVHSRYFRIAAFGFHSFGLRPDDVLYNCLPLYHSAGTIMGVGQCLLFGSTVVIRRKFSASRFWDDCVKHNCTVIQYIGEICRYLLAQPVRPSEAHHRVRVAIGNGLRPSVWEEFVRRFKIQRVGEFYGATECNCSLINIDGKVGACGFSSRILPNFYPIRLVKVKEDEKELLRDSQGLCIPCLPGEPGMLVGRISDKDPLRRFDGYADQDSTNQKIAHHVFQMGDSAYVSGDVLVMDEYGYMYFRDRSGDTFRWKGENVSTTEVEGVLSGLLGHTDVAVYGVSVPGVEGKAGMAAIAHTGAGLDLDEFLSAVQKHLPSYARPVFLRLMPSVDTTGTFKIQKTRLQKESFKPQRTGEEIYFLNSRAGRYEAVDDELCKAIVEGKVSL